In Microbulbifer sp. GL-2, the following are encoded in one genomic region:
- a CDS encoding TRZ/ATZ family hydrolase has protein sequence MPQSVDTLIHARWIIPVIPEQKVYENCSLAIEQGRITALMPSAEAKARFKASQEVDLNQHALIPGLINTHNHAPMTLLRGYADDRPLKEWLEQHIWPAEQRWVGPEFVADGSRHAIAEMLRSGTTTFSDQYFFPEAVAIAARESGIRAHIAFPILDAPTPWSRHSEEALHKGLALRDDYRAHERIEVVFAPHAPYTVGDQTMERIAICSAEAQIPVQIHLHETHQEVEAALAENGERPTERLLRLGLMGPQTLCVHMVATNDRDIELLSTSGAHVAHCPSSNLKLASGFCPVTEMLDAGINVSLGTDGAASNNSQDLLAEANTAALLAKAVSMRATALPAHQALAMATINGARALGIEEITGSLEIGKSADIAAVDLGGLEQQPVHDPISQLIYTGGGHNVSDVWVTGRQLLKQRRLQTLNETEVIQRAQLWRDRIAGNSR, from the coding sequence ATGCCCCAATCCGTAGACACACTGATTCACGCACGTTGGATTATTCCAGTGATTCCCGAGCAAAAAGTGTATGAAAATTGCTCTCTGGCCATCGAACAAGGGCGAATCACCGCACTAATGCCCTCCGCTGAAGCCAAAGCACGCTTTAAGGCGAGTCAGGAGGTGGACCTCAATCAACATGCACTGATTCCAGGCTTGATTAATACCCACAATCACGCCCCCATGACCCTGTTGCGTGGCTACGCCGATGACCGTCCTCTAAAGGAGTGGCTGGAGCAGCATATCTGGCCAGCGGAACAACGCTGGGTCGGCCCGGAATTTGTTGCCGATGGCAGTCGTCACGCAATTGCCGAGATGCTGAGATCGGGGACAACCACCTTTTCCGACCAGTATTTCTTCCCTGAAGCTGTTGCCATTGCCGCTCGGGAGAGCGGTATCCGGGCCCATATCGCATTCCCTATATTAGATGCACCAACTCCCTGGAGTCGTCACAGCGAAGAGGCGTTACACAAGGGATTGGCCCTGCGCGACGATTACCGGGCACACGAGCGTATTGAAGTCGTATTCGCCCCACATGCTCCCTACACGGTAGGGGACCAGACTATGGAAAGGATCGCCATATGCTCCGCAGAGGCACAGATCCCTGTACAGATACACCTGCACGAAACCCATCAAGAAGTGGAAGCCGCCCTTGCGGAAAATGGTGAGCGCCCAACAGAGAGACTACTGCGCCTTGGTCTGATGGGCCCGCAAACCCTCTGTGTACATATGGTCGCCACAAACGATAGGGATATCGAATTACTGAGCACAAGTGGCGCTCACGTAGCACACTGCCCCTCCTCCAACCTGAAATTGGCATCAGGCTTCTGCCCTGTGACAGAGATGCTTGATGCCGGCATCAATGTTTCACTTGGTACCGATGGCGCTGCCAGCAATAACAGCCAGGACTTACTTGCCGAGGCCAATACTGCAGCATTATTGGCAAAAGCAGTTAGCATGCGAGCCACCGCTCTGCCCGCTCACCAAGCCCTGGCAATGGCCACTATCAACGGCGCCCGCGCCCTGGGAATAGAGGAGATCACCGGGAGCCTGGAGATTGGCAAAAGTGCCGATATTGCTGCTGTCGACCTTGGAGGCCTTGAACAACAGCCCGTGCATGACCCCATATCCCAGCTGATTTATACCGGCGGGGGCCACAATGTAAGCGATGTGTGGGTGACAGGCAGACAACTCTTAAAACAACGCAGGCTGCAGACATTAAATGAAACAGAGGTAATCCAGCGAGCCCAACTGTGGCGTGATAGAATCGCCGGCAATTCGCGCTAA
- the ubiG gene encoding bifunctional 2-polyprenyl-6-hydroxyphenol methylase/3-demethylubiquinol 3-O-methyltransferase UbiG gives MSNVDPAEIAKFEQLASRWWDKEGEFKPLHEINPLRANYIDGHVSVAGKKLLDVGCGGGILTESMAQRGADVTGIDLGEAPLNVAKLHALESGVNVDYRRVAVEDLAEEMPGSFDIVTCLEMLEHVPDPSSVIRACAKLAKPGGHLFFSTINRTPKGWLFAVVGAEYILRLLPKGTHEYSKFIRPSEMGTWLREADLELRDITGMTYNPVTRSYKLNTRDVDVNYLMYAGKPE, from the coding sequence ATGAGTAATGTAGATCCCGCAGAAATCGCCAAATTTGAGCAACTCGCCAGCCGCTGGTGGGATAAAGAAGGCGAATTTAAACCCCTGCATGAAATCAACCCTCTACGCGCCAACTATATCGATGGGCATGTATCGGTCGCTGGTAAAAAATTGCTGGATGTTGGGTGTGGCGGTGGAATCTTAACAGAATCCATGGCGCAAAGAGGCGCCGACGTTACTGGGATCGATTTGGGAGAGGCGCCATTGAATGTCGCCAAGCTGCATGCACTCGAAAGCGGTGTGAATGTGGATTACCGACGGGTCGCTGTCGAAGACTTGGCAGAAGAAATGCCGGGTAGCTTTGATATCGTTACCTGCCTGGAAATGCTTGAGCATGTACCTGACCCATCGTCGGTAATCCGCGCCTGTGCAAAACTGGCCAAGCCCGGCGGTCACTTGTTTTTTTCAACGATTAATCGCACCCCCAAAGGCTGGCTGTTCGCAGTAGTGGGAGCGGAATATATCCTACGCTTACTACCCAAAGGCACCCATGAATACAGCAAGTTCATCCGTCCATCTGAGATGGGCACTTGGCTGCGGGAGGCTGATTTGGAATTGCGCGATATAACCGGCATGACTTACAACCCGGTAACCCGTTCTTACAAGCTGAACACGCGTGACGTCGACGTCAACTACTTGATGTATGCCGGCAAACCCGAGTAA
- a CDS encoding HAD family hydrolase — protein MKAVLFDLDGTLLDTAPDFIVVLNQLRHQEQLPPLPDEIIRGTVSNGSRALVTLGFGKEEGDPEFGSLLQRLLDLYLAHLAEQTAPFPGIEALLDTLVDNRIPWGIVTNKPEAFTLPLMQAFEHLPPAAAVICPDHVSKTKPDPEPIFLACSQIGCAPSEAVYIGDHKRDIIAGQRAGMPTIACSYGYIDASDNPASWGADHLVSAVDEIWPLLRQHYI, from the coding sequence ATGAAAGCTGTTTTATTTGACCTGGATGGGACACTCCTCGATACCGCTCCAGACTTTATTGTTGTACTCAACCAGCTGCGACACCAGGAGCAACTGCCCCCACTCCCAGATGAAATAATCCGCGGCACTGTTTCTAACGGTTCCCGTGCGCTGGTAACACTGGGATTTGGCAAAGAGGAAGGTGACCCCGAATTTGGCAGTCTGCTTCAGCGCCTGCTGGACCTGTATCTCGCTCATCTCGCAGAGCAGACAGCACCTTTTCCAGGCATTGAAGCCTTACTGGATACGCTCGTAGATAACAGGATTCCCTGGGGAATTGTAACCAATAAACCCGAAGCATTTACGCTGCCTCTGATGCAGGCATTTGAGCACCTGCCACCTGCGGCTGCCGTGATCTGCCCCGACCATGTGAGCAAGACAAAACCAGACCCGGAACCCATATTCCTAGCTTGCAGCCAAATTGGTTGCGCCCCTTCTGAAGCCGTTTATATTGGTGACCATAAGCGCGATATTATTGCAGGGCAACGTGCGGGTATGCCCACTATCGCCTGCAGCTACGGCTACATCGATGCTTCTGACAATCCAGCCAGCTGGGGTGCAGATCATCTGGTCAGCGCAGTTGACGAGATTTGGCCACTGCTAAGGCAACACTATATTTAA
- a CDS encoding YciK family oxidoreductase, whose amino-acid sequence MSEFAGDYVAPSNLLKDKIILVSGAGDGIGKTAAKTFAAHGATVILLGRTTPKLEMVYDEIEAAGGPQPAIFPMDLNEARIETFENLAEAIDQEFGRLDGLLHNASLLGQRTPLASYNFATWQEVIQVNVNATFGLTKTLLPLLEKSEAGSIVFTSSSVGLKGRAYWGAYSVSKFATEGLMQVLADELDGVSNIRVNSLNPGATRTSMRATAYPAENPKSVVAPEEIMPTYLYLMGADSRAHSGKHFSAQKR is encoded by the coding sequence ATGTCAGAATTTGCCGGCGACTATGTTGCGCCCTCTAACCTGCTCAAAGATAAAATAATTCTTGTATCTGGTGCTGGTGATGGCATCGGAAAAACAGCAGCCAAGACATTTGCCGCCCATGGAGCAACCGTAATTCTTTTGGGGCGCACCACGCCTAAGCTGGAAATGGTCTATGACGAAATAGAGGCCGCTGGCGGACCGCAGCCGGCCATATTCCCGATGGACCTGAACGAGGCTCGCATTGAAACCTTTGAAAACCTTGCCGAGGCAATCGACCAGGAATTCGGCCGCCTTGATGGACTCCTACACAATGCCAGCCTTCTCGGCCAGCGCACACCACTGGCAAGCTACAATTTCGCCACCTGGCAAGAAGTTATACAGGTAAACGTCAATGCTACATTTGGGCTGACCAAAACCTTACTGCCGCTTCTGGAAAAGTCTGAAGCTGGATCAATAGTATTTACCAGCTCCAGTGTGGGTTTAAAGGGAAGAGCCTACTGGGGCGCTTATTCGGTATCAAAGTTTGCTACCGAGGGATTGATGCAGGTGCTGGCGGATGAACTGGATGGCGTGTCAAATATCAGAGTAAACAGCCTGAATCCCGGCGCTACCCGAACGTCCATGCGCGCCACAGCATATCCGGCCGAAAACCCCAAGTCTGTCGTAGCCCCAGAGGAAATTATGCCTACCTATTTATATCTAATGGGGGCAGACAGCCGGGCGCATAGCGGCAAGCACTTCAGTGCACAAAAGCGCTGA